In a genomic window of Cerasicoccus sp. TK19100:
- a CDS encoding glycosyltransferase family 9 protein, with product MRDRLYSHAKFVVIKVIHFLGLILARSPEVLSRALAAALGDLIYFLPTKRRRSVLANLHHAFPEMTEGERRRIARTSCRRTMEMGLFVLVSPHFSKKQLMARFSIDENFEREIQQNAAKPEPAVVIVPHLCLMESLTILPALTGGSFPEVGTVYRPLKQAAIEDWVLRTRQRFGLRLLSRKEGFAEAIQMVRDNKVIGILFDQNAGNIGVLSTFMGRVCSTTELPGMLAARYKTRIGAVWTERTGFWRGVIKLEELAKPSESIDVVFAANQWFEGKLRSEEKFRTDWLWLHERWRTQDEPERRLQLKHRRNALEDEMAWRGWESLPRQTRIWIRLPNWLGDVIMAMPLIRAIREGRPDAEITVLARGQFRPLLEAFPIADRLITLPDKGSSGAGKFFRDLALEYPDTQILFTNSFRGDHEAKRIGAPQRFGILRPGKPRPLLTHHWELPAGFDEATVHQTELWRQFLAEFGLKQKPNFAPYTAAELTGVVAPTSRNTIGLICGTENEPAKRWPVSHWRALIEKFPDEHFTLFGTANDRAITNEVASGFDESRVINRAGKTNLMEFASELLACRVLVTNDTGGMHLANALGVPVIVVFGPTNPIRTGPCFDAPRVLLQPPNCAPTGGGDISQVTPEVVGDSLTTFLQESAAHA from the coding sequence ATGCGCGATCGCCTGTATTCGCATGCAAAATTCGTGGTAATCAAAGTCATACATTTTCTTGGCCTGATCCTGGCCCGTAGTCCGGAGGTGCTTAGCCGTGCCTTGGCGGCAGCCCTGGGTGACTTGATTTACTTCCTGCCCACAAAGCGTCGGCGCAGTGTATTGGCTAATCTGCACCATGCGTTCCCGGAGATGACCGAGGGTGAGCGTCGCAGGATCGCGCGCACGAGCTGCCGGCGAACCATGGAGATGGGACTGTTCGTACTGGTCTCGCCTCATTTTTCCAAAAAGCAATTGATGGCGCGCTTTTCGATTGATGAGAACTTCGAGCGCGAGATTCAGCAAAATGCGGCAAAGCCCGAGCCGGCCGTCGTTATCGTGCCGCACCTTTGCCTGATGGAAAGCCTGACGATTTTGCCCGCGCTGACGGGGGGCTCATTCCCGGAAGTGGGCACGGTTTATCGCCCGCTTAAGCAGGCTGCGATTGAGGACTGGGTCCTGCGCACGCGCCAGCGTTTCGGTTTGCGGCTGCTATCGCGCAAGGAAGGCTTTGCCGAAGCGATACAGATGGTGCGCGACAATAAAGTGATCGGTATTTTATTTGACCAGAATGCGGGCAACATTGGCGTGCTGTCGACTTTTATGGGGCGTGTGTGTTCGACCACGGAGTTGCCCGGCATGCTCGCGGCGCGATACAAAACCCGCATTGGAGCCGTGTGGACGGAGCGCACGGGCTTCTGGCGCGGCGTGATAAAACTGGAGGAGTTGGCTAAGCCCTCGGAGTCGATTGATGTCGTTTTTGCCGCCAACCAATGGTTTGAGGGTAAGCTGCGCTCAGAGGAGAAATTTCGCACCGACTGGCTATGGCTACACGAGCGCTGGCGCACGCAGGATGAGCCGGAACGGCGGCTACAACTGAAGCATCGCCGCAATGCGCTGGAGGACGAAATGGCATGGCGCGGCTGGGAATCTCTCCCGAGGCAAACCCGCATTTGGATACGACTACCGAACTGGCTGGGAGACGTGATCATGGCCATGCCGTTGATCCGCGCCATTCGCGAGGGCCGACCGGATGCGGAGATCACGGTGCTGGCCCGCGGGCAGTTTCGTCCGTTGTTGGAAGCTTTTCCCATTGCCGATCGGCTGATTACTTTGCCGGACAAAGGTTCCTCTGGAGCGGGAAAGTTTTTCCGTGATCTCGCGCTCGAGTATCCCGACACACAAATACTTTTTACCAACTCATTCCGCGGTGATCATGAGGCCAAACGTATCGGCGCGCCGCAGCGGTTTGGCATTTTGCGACCAGGGAAACCGCGGCCGTTACTGACGCATCATTGGGAGCTGCCGGCGGGCTTTGATGAGGCAACCGTGCATCAAACGGAACTCTGGCGACAATTCCTGGCTGAGTTTGGTTTGAAGCAAAAACCGAATTTTGCTCCCTATACCGCGGCAGAACTAACGGGCGTAGTGGCACCCACTTCGCGCAACACGATTGGCCTTATCTGCGGCACGGAAAACGAACCCGCCAAGCGTTGGCCGGTCTCGCACTGGCGGGCGCTGATTGAAAAATTTCCCGATGAGCATTTCACGCTTTTTGGCACGGCTAACGACCGGGCGATCACGAATGAAGTGGCGAGTGGTTTTGATGAGTCTCGCGTGATAAACCGTGCAGGCAAAACGAACCTGATGGAGTTCGCCAGCGAGCTGTTGGCCTGCCGCGTGTTGGTGACGAATGATACCGGCGGCATGCATTTGGCCAACGCGCTTGGTGTACCGGTGATCGTCGTTTTTGGCCCAACCAATCCGATACGAACGGGACCATGTTTTGACGCACCACGGGTTTTGCTGCAGCCGCCAAATTGCGCGCCAACGGGTGGTGGCGATATTAGCCAGGTTACGCCCGAAGTAGTGGGTGATTCGCTCACGACATTCCTTCAGGAGAGCGCTGCCCATGCTTGA
- a CDS encoding CPBP family intramembrane glutamic endopeptidase: MLERDRQFMLFGLSPDRYSRRGVWLFFAIWFGALLFAGLFAPIVYYGFSLMAEGNPDGVAAGLVARSFDKFVDRCRYLPILFLLPWLMIVVGLLGRSAGFLKANDLKGRPGSLRWFFGSCILGVAMAALLITLQLIFTWYWPGEVSTTGGWLKVIGGAALSAILLGLIEEVLFRSLIFRIFYTGFRPKVAIVLSSMIYAYLHFRAPGEMLAGPNANPGFVAGLQIAGLNAAGAFLNFNIIEFANYTSLGALLSVLYLRSRTLWAPVGLHVGIVFIMLTYQRSVWVFSDELRWIFAGGGLTDGILPLILTLALTFVFALRLPVSRR, from the coding sequence ATGCTTGAACGCGATCGCCAGTTTATGCTTTTTGGGTTGTCGCCCGATCGCTATAGCCGTCGCGGTGTCTGGTTGTTTTTTGCAATATGGTTTGGCGCACTGCTTTTTGCGGGGTTATTTGCACCGATAGTATACTACGGCTTCTCGTTGATGGCCGAAGGGAATCCCGACGGCGTCGCGGCAGGACTCGTTGCGCGAAGCTTTGACAAGTTTGTGGATCGTTGTCGCTATCTGCCGATTTTGTTCCTTCTGCCTTGGTTGATGATTGTAGTGGGGCTGTTGGGCCGATCGGCAGGCTTTCTCAAAGCTAACGATTTAAAAGGAAGGCCCGGGAGTCTGCGATGGTTCTTCGGCAGCTGCATATTGGGTGTGGCCATGGCTGCATTGTTAATCACGTTGCAGCTGATATTCACTTGGTATTGGCCGGGTGAGGTATCGACGACCGGTGGTTGGCTCAAGGTTATTGGTGGTGCTGCGCTAAGTGCGATCCTGTTGGGCCTTATTGAAGAGGTGCTCTTTCGTAGTCTGATCTTTAGGATTTTCTATACGGGGTTTCGGCCAAAGGTCGCTATCGTGCTTTCTTCGATGATCTATGCGTATTTGCACTTTAGAGCCCCGGGAGAAATGTTGGCCGGACCCAATGCGAATCCTGGCTTTGTTGCGGGCTTGCAAATCGCGGGACTCAACGCAGCGGGTGCTTTTTTAAATTTTAACATTATCGAGTTTGCCAACTATACATCGCTCGGCGCGCTATTGAGTGTGCTGTATCTGCGCTCGCGGACTCTGTGGGCACCAGTGGGGCTGCATGTAGGCATTGTATTCATCATGCTCACCTATCAGCGGAGCGTCTGGGTTTTTTCCGATGAACTGCGTTGGATCTTTGCCGGAGGAGGACTAACCGACGGCATTTTACCGCTGATACTCACGCTGGCGTTGACGTTTGTTTTCGCTCTTCGCTTGCCGGTTTCCCGCAGATGA
- a CDS encoding ABC transporter ATP-binding protein, translating to MKTLRRFKPYFPMFKPVGGELVVALVCGLIAGALGGAGIPVILYKIVPVVFEDRNLTTTDLWFYCLLPAMVMGGRGLTTFFSNYYLAYCGQTVLEKIRINLFAKLQRLPLSFYHKNPPGELVSRAMSDSNVVQQSIITITQEVIRQPATLVFAIGMLAFLSMKHEQVIYLMIFMVAIPVCIVPVQMIGKKMKKKASSLQFELADATNRICENLEATQEIRAYNLEERENEKFTQSASRVFTGFMKLAKYNTLISPIIEFIGALGVGVGLYYTYKSQIDEGAFTALLAALYMCYEPVKRLGRLNNSMQAGIASLERIEHILDEDEVIHDPESPKNFPAVVTGQITFDNVSFAYADEPVLRGVSMSIEAGKTYALVGPSGAGKTTFANLILRYYDVTDGAVRVEGIDVRDLRQNELRSQISVVAQSPVLFNDSIAGNIAVGAPDATQSMIEDAARQAYAHDFIMAMPDGYKTQVGPSGARLSGGQRQRIALARAFLKKAPILILDEATSALDAESERYIQLAMERLSEKKTVIVIAHRFSSIQRADEILVFQQGQIVDQGSHSELLSRDGLYKNLYIAQGGEA from the coding sequence ATGAAAACCCTTCGCCGCTTTAAGCCTTATTTTCCCATGTTCAAGCCTGTCGGGGGTGAGCTGGTCGTGGCCCTGGTGTGCGGCCTAATTGCTGGTGCCCTGGGTGGAGCAGGCATCCCGGTTATTCTTTATAAGATTGTGCCGGTGGTGTTTGAGGATCGCAACCTGACCACGACTGACCTTTGGTTTTATTGCCTGCTGCCGGCCATGGTCATGGGGGGGCGTGGGCTGACGACGTTTTTCAGCAACTACTATTTAGCTTACTGTGGCCAAACGGTGCTGGAGAAAATTCGTATCAATCTCTTTGCCAAACTGCAGCGTTTGCCGTTGAGCTTTTACCATAAGAATCCTCCGGGCGAACTGGTCTCTCGAGCGATGTCGGACTCCAACGTCGTTCAGCAAAGCATCATCACGATCACGCAAGAGGTCATTCGGCAACCGGCGACACTGGTCTTTGCAATCGGCATGCTGGCCTTCCTCTCGATGAAGCATGAGCAGGTGATTTACCTGATGATCTTTATGGTCGCGATTCCGGTTTGCATCGTCCCGGTTCAGATGATCGGCAAGAAGATGAAGAAAAAGGCGTCTTCTTTGCAGTTTGAGTTGGCTGATGCCACGAATCGAATTTGCGAAAACCTTGAAGCCACGCAGGAGATTCGCGCCTACAATTTGGAAGAGCGCGAAAATGAAAAATTTACCCAATCGGCGTCGCGGGTATTTACAGGCTTCATGAAGTTGGCGAAATACAACACACTTATTTCGCCGATTATTGAGTTTATTGGTGCGCTGGGCGTTGGTGTCGGCCTTTACTACACCTACAAAAGCCAGATCGATGAAGGTGCGTTTACGGCTCTGTTGGCGGCGCTCTACATGTGCTACGAACCGGTTAAGCGGCTGGGGCGACTCAACAACAGTATGCAGGCGGGCATTGCGTCTTTGGAGCGCATTGAGCACATATTGGATGAGGACGAGGTCATACATGATCCCGAATCGCCAAAGAATTTTCCCGCAGTGGTTACCGGGCAAATTACTTTCGATAACGTCTCGTTTGCGTATGCGGACGAACCGGTCCTGCGTGGGGTTTCGATGAGCATCGAAGCCGGAAAAACCTATGCGCTTGTGGGACCCAGCGGTGCGGGTAAGACGACATTTGCGAACCTGATTTTGCGCTACTACGACGTCACCGATGGAGCTGTCCGGGTCGAGGGAATCGATGTTCGGGACTTGCGTCAAAACGAACTGCGCTCGCAGATTTCGGTGGTCGCGCAAAGTCCGGTGCTGTTCAACGACAGCATTGCTGGCAATATCGCGGTCGGTGCTCCAGACGCCACGCAGAGCATGATTGAGGACGCTGCTCGGCAAGCCTATGCGCATGATTTTATCATGGCGATGCCTGATGGCTATAAGACGCAGGTCGGGCCCAGTGGCGCGCGTTTGAGCGGCGGTCAGCGTCAACGCATCGCACTGGCAAGGGCCTTCCTGAAGAAGGCCCCCATTCTGATTCTCGACGAGGCCACCTCTGCGCTCGACGCCGAGAGTGAGCGCTATATCCAACTGGCCATGGAGCGCTTGTCGGAGAAGAAAACAGTGATCGTCATCGCGCACCGATTCAGCTCGATTCAACGGGCAGACGAGATCCTGGTCTTTCAGCAGGGGCAAATTGTCGACCAAGGTTCGCACAGTGAACTGCTGTCGCGCGATGGCCTTTATAAAAATCTCTACATAGCACAAGGCGGTGAGGCCTAA
- a CDS encoding c-type cytochrome domain-containing protein: MSWDTYGALHLVLLHIPIGLFVGILALEVGLSRDKHQEAYNTALGVLLPLCLLFSILTVRLGIALADTDFSPETVAEHRKMGLIFVYFLGAATLMFWWSRWRPNNAAAGLYAVSLTFAFVALVVTGHYGAVITHGEGVLDEALPTMRTIPKDSATQSNSLPQSEAPPSNPYAVEAYTILENNCIECHGLNKRKGGYRIDVPRLARAGGDSHKPGIVAGKPDESELIIRAELPRGAEGAMPPGKRTPLTAEQLETLRSWIEAGGQFPGESSDSEATLDPKTIKQLDELRETGAAADFTPWGDGTVLVNLSQMEAPDWSLCMTKLIPLANKLTWLNAGNQEWPPEFYAQLKDFPKLQRLHLENSNVTDADLSKLKELKQLSYLNISGTQIKEPGLKVALELPALTELYLHGIDIAPKQLKALRKEHPDIEIAGLSQQEFPKEDDDKK; this comes from the coding sequence ATGAGCTGGGATACCTACGGTGCCCTGCACCTCGTATTGCTCCACATCCCGATCGGGCTGTTCGTTGGCATCCTAGCGCTCGAAGTCGGCCTCTCGCGCGACAAGCATCAGGAAGCCTACAACACGGCACTCGGCGTGCTGCTGCCGCTATGCCTGTTGTTCAGCATTTTAACCGTGCGTCTCGGCATCGCATTGGCGGACACGGATTTCAGCCCGGAAACGGTGGCTGAGCACAGGAAGATGGGCCTGATATTCGTCTATTTTCTCGGTGCGGCAACGCTGATGTTTTGGTGGAGCCGCTGGCGCCCGAACAACGCTGCCGCCGGACTCTATGCCGTCAGCCTTACTTTTGCGTTTGTCGCACTGGTTGTAACCGGACACTACGGAGCCGTCATCACCCATGGCGAGGGCGTGCTGGATGAAGCGCTGCCGACCATGCGAACCATCCCCAAAGACTCTGCAACGCAAAGTAACTCTCTACCGCAAAGTGAGGCTCCTCCCAGCAATCCCTACGCCGTCGAAGCTTATACCATTCTTGAAAACAATTGCATCGAGTGCCATGGCCTGAACAAGCGTAAAGGCGGCTACCGTATCGACGTGCCGCGCTTAGCGCGCGCCGGAGGTGACAGCCATAAACCAGGCATTGTCGCCGGCAAACCTGACGAGAGTGAGCTGATCATTCGCGCCGAGCTTCCCCGGGGTGCCGAGGGTGCCATGCCTCCGGGCAAACGCACGCCACTGACAGCCGAACAGTTGGAAACCCTGCGCTCGTGGATCGAAGCTGGCGGACAGTTTCCCGGCGAATCGTCCGATAGTGAAGCAACCTTGGACCCGAAGACAATCAAGCAGCTTGACGAACTTCGCGAAACGGGGGCGGCGGCAGACTTCACCCCGTGGGGCGACGGCACAGTGCTGGTCAACCTCAGCCAAATGGAGGCACCCGACTGGTCACTTTGCATGACAAAGTTAATACCATTGGCCAACAAGCTTACCTGGCTCAATGCCGGCAACCAGGAGTGGCCGCCGGAGTTTTACGCGCAACTAAAAGACTTCCCCAAGCTCCAGCGCCTGCACTTGGAAAATAGCAACGTGACCGACGCCGACCTGTCCAAGCTAAAGGAACTCAAACAACTGAGCTACCTCAATATCAGCGGCACACAGATCAAGGAACCAGGCCTGAAGGTCGCCTTAGAATTACCTGCCTTAACCGAACTTTACCTTCACGGAATCGACATCGCTCCAAAGCAACTAAAGGCATTGCGTAAAGAGCATCCCGACATCGAAATCGCCGGACTTTCGCAGCAAGAGTTTCCCAAAGAAGACGACGATAAGAAATAG
- a CDS encoding DUF1501 domain-containing protein: MDDDLKKLDDLSRRKFLNYTARALLGVGLASAANNPLWANVAAAKAGRPHARNVIYIYLAGGMSHLDTFDPKPQSDSQYGPVNVIPTNVAGIQVGEWLPGLAQRMNHLALIRSMTSTQGAHESGTYYMRTSYAPRGTIQHPGLGAWLMNMSGKTNTTLPGNVRIGGSAQMPGREGFLEKRYAPLFIGNPDKGLRHIKQHHRVDDTELQERLALAELMDLSFHQKYNSKQIASYGDMYEEAIKLMTSEDLAAFDLRKEPAHVRERYGNSQFGKGCLLARRLVENGVRYVEVNRGGWDTHNDNHNQVEALAYEIDQVLSALIDDLYWRGMLDETLIVVATEFGRSPGINRNSGRDHHPAAFTCLLAGGGVQGGQVFGATDERGGEVAEKAVTIPDFNATIAYSLGLPVEQVVMSPSGRPFTLADKGEPLRMLF; the protein is encoded by the coding sequence ATGGACGACGACCTGAAAAAACTCGATGACCTTTCGCGCCGGAAGTTTCTCAACTACACCGCCCGCGCACTGCTCGGCGTGGGTTTAGCCTCCGCGGCCAACAATCCGCTGTGGGCCAATGTCGCCGCCGCAAAGGCCGGTCGCCCCCATGCGCGCAACGTGATTTATATTTACCTCGCGGGCGGGATGAGCCACCTCGACACGTTCGACCCGAAGCCGCAGTCTGACTCCCAGTATGGCCCGGTAAACGTCATCCCAACCAATGTCGCGGGCATCCAAGTCGGCGAATGGCTTCCCGGTCTCGCTCAGCGGATGAACCACCTTGCGCTGATCCGCTCAATGACATCCACCCAGGGCGCACACGAATCGGGCACCTATTACATGCGCACCAGCTATGCGCCGCGCGGCACGATTCAGCACCCGGGCCTCGGTGCCTGGCTAATGAACATGTCGGGCAAGACGAACACCACGCTCCCGGGCAACGTCCGCATCGGTGGCAGCGCGCAAATGCCCGGCCGCGAAGGTTTCCTGGAAAAGCGTTACGCCCCGCTATTCATTGGTAATCCCGACAAGGGACTCCGCCACATCAAGCAGCACCACCGCGTCGATGACACCGAGCTGCAGGAGCGCCTCGCGCTAGCCGAACTGATGGACCTCAGCTTTCACCAGAAATACAACAGCAAGCAAATCGCCTCCTATGGCGACATGTATGAGGAGGCGATCAAGCTGATGACCAGCGAAGATCTTGCCGCCTTTGACCTGCGCAAGGAGCCCGCCCATGTGCGCGAGCGCTATGGAAATTCTCAATTTGGCAAAGGCTGTCTACTTGCGCGCCGCCTCGTCGAAAATGGCGTGCGCTATGTGGAGGTAAATCGCGGCGGGTGGGACACACATAACGACAACCACAACCAAGTCGAAGCCCTCGCCTACGAAATTGACCAAGTGCTCTCCGCGCTGATCGACGACCTTTACTGGCGTGGCATGCTCGACGAGACCTTGATCGTCGTCGCCACCGAGTTTGGCCGCAGCCCGGGTATCAACCGCAACTCAGGTCGCGACCACCACCCCGCCGCATTCACTTGCCTGCTCGCGGGCGGTGGTGTGCAGGGCGGACAAGTGTTTGGTGCCACTGACGAGCGCGGCGGCGAAGTTGCCGAAAAAGCCGTCACCATTCCAGACTTCAACGCGACCATTGCCTACTCCCTCGGCCTGCCCGTGGAACAGGTGGTCATGTCTCCCAGCGGACGCCCCTTCACGCTCGCCGACAAGGGTGAGCCGCTGCGCATGCTGTTCTAA
- a CDS encoding DUF1549 domain-containing protein, with protein sequence MLNTRSLRLSSRQIFRQILTIALLFAALPAVAAKPKESARIDQLLTDYWQSQGVKGEPIVDDEIYLRRTYLTIVGRIPTYEEATAWLADKSPDKRHALIDKLIASEGFVSHQFNLWADALRIRTTGREGNVSGGKYFVPWLKNQLRANRPYDELVREILSAEGAPWDNPASSYYLRDQGMPLDNMALTMQVFLGTQMQCAQCHDHPTDVWTRRDFYEMAAYRYAVNTRIGYGNIDELKPVLEVLQERNFEELSDKDKKRMNASRLLNPAGRDLFRPMLWQTAHREQPLKYPHDYQYDDVKANTNVEPHTIFGENADTKKMKAAERTEYYAEWVTSADNPRFTTVIANRLWKAAMGRGAIEPIDDLRADSKSQVPGLAEALTEIMQAKDFDIRAFYTVILKTDFFQRSAVIFDPEQPQDYHYTGPVLRRLTAEQMWDSYVVLLKPEADEKPADYRDSIPPPPAPVQLLSTFTNDQFADYLESAEVAWQERQDARTAFFKIRNDPDLRDTPEYKELQQTHRDAEQKWRQYSNVDASMTMMGASMEGDETLDNDKPNKGKKLEWWEKNLHRAADLNSPENVDHWLRVFGQSDRDIVDNADDTSTINQALLLLNSSETNGVLADHSDPIKRARKTKEPMQALEILTMGFLTRQPNEKEKAYVLAQWEADPNLTRQRMAWAMVNTQEFIFIQ encoded by the coding sequence ATGTTAAATACGCGCAGCCTCAGGCTCAGTTCGCGGCAGATTTTTCGACAAATTCTGACGATAGCCCTGCTCTTTGCCGCATTACCCGCAGTAGCCGCCAAGCCCAAGGAAAGCGCCCGCATTGATCAACTGCTCACCGACTATTGGCAGAGCCAAGGCGTGAAGGGCGAGCCCATCGTCGATGACGAAATTTACCTGCGCCGCACCTACCTGACCATTGTTGGTCGGATCCCAACCTACGAGGAGGCGACCGCTTGGCTCGCCGACAAAAGCCCCGACAAGCGCCACGCCCTCATTGACAAATTAATCGCATCAGAGGGCTTCGTGAGTCATCAGTTTAATCTCTGGGCCGACGCGCTGCGCATCCGCACCACCGGCCGCGAGGGCAACGTGAGCGGCGGCAAATATTTTGTCCCGTGGCTGAAGAATCAGCTCCGCGCGAACCGCCCCTACGATGAACTCGTCCGCGAAATTCTTTCCGCCGAGGGCGCGCCGTGGGATAACCCCGCGAGCTCCTATTACCTCCGCGATCAGGGCATGCCGCTCGATAACATGGCGCTGACGATGCAGGTTTTCCTCGGCACCCAAATGCAATGCGCCCAGTGCCACGACCACCCGACCGACGTCTGGACGCGACGCGATTTTTACGAGATGGCCGCCTACCGCTACGCCGTCAATACGCGCATTGGCTATGGCAATATCGACGAGCTAAAGCCAGTTCTCGAAGTTCTCCAAGAGCGCAACTTCGAGGAGCTTTCCGACAAAGACAAGAAGCGCATGAACGCCAGTCGTCTGCTCAATCCGGCCGGGCGCGACCTCTTCCGCCCGATGCTCTGGCAAACCGCCCACCGCGAACAGCCGCTCAAGTATCCGCACGACTACCAATACGACGACGTCAAAGCGAATACCAACGTGGAGCCGCACACGATCTTTGGCGAGAACGCGGATACCAAAAAAATGAAAGCCGCCGAGCGCACCGAGTATTACGCCGAGTGGGTGACCTCCGCCGATAACCCGCGCTTTACCACCGTAATCGCCAACCGCCTGTGGAAGGCTGCCATGGGCCGCGGTGCCATCGAGCCGATTGACGACTTGCGCGCCGACTCGAAGTCCCAGGTTCCGGGCTTGGCCGAGGCGTTGACCGAGATCATGCAGGCGAAGGACTTCGACATACGGGCCTTTTACACCGTCATTTTGAAAACGGATTTCTTCCAGCGCAGTGCGGTCATCTTCGATCCCGAGCAGCCGCAGGACTACCATTACACCGGCCCCGTTTTGCGCCGCCTGACCGCCGAACAGATGTGGGATTCTTACGTCGTCCTGCTCAAGCCAGAAGCCGATGAGAAGCCCGCCGACTACCGCGACTCCATTCCACCGCCCCCTGCTCCCGTCCAGCTGCTTAGCACCTTTACCAACGATCAATTTGCCGATTATTTGGAAAGCGCCGAAGTCGCCTGGCAGGAGCGTCAGGATGCACGAACCGCATTTTTTAAGATTCGCAACGATCCTGATTTGCGCGACACGCCTGAGTATAAAGAGCTTCAGCAAACCCATCGCGACGCAGAACAAAAGTGGCGGCAATACTCCAACGTCGACGCCTCGATGACTATGATGGGTGCCAGCATGGAAGGCGATGAAACTCTCGATAACGACAAGCCGAACAAGGGCAAGAAACTCGAATGGTGGGAAAAGAATTTACACCGCGCGGCCGACCTCAACAGCCCGGAAAACGTCGACCACTGGCTCCGCGTTTTTGGTCAGTCCGACCGCGACATCGTGGACAATGCTGACGACACCTCGACGATCAATCAGGCGTTGCTGCTTCTCAACTCCTCCGAGACCAACGGCGTGCTCGCCGACCACTCCGACCCGATAAAACGCGCACGGAAAACCAAAGAGCCGATGCAGGCATTGGAGATTTTAACGATGGGCTTCCTGACCCGCCAGCCCAACGAAAAGGAGAAGGCCTACGTGCTCGCGCAGTGGGAGGCCGACCCCAACCTGACGCGCCAGCGCATGGCGTGGGCCATGGTCAACACGCAGGAATTCATCTTCATTCAATAG
- a CDS encoding A/G-specific adenine glycosylase, translating to MPAKPPTLPDAAGDFAHALLAWYRENYRPLPWREEPSLYRTVVSEFMCQQTQIATVLPYFARWMQALPDFAALASAPEEQVVKLWEGLGYYSRARNLHKLAKQWMAAKPKPQTAEAWRAFPGVGPYTAAAIASIAFGEKSAVVDGNVVRILARLTNDQQEFTDNGKAVKVFTALADELIQHTAEPGDHNQAMMELGATICAKANPQCLLCPVRGFCAGYREADPAQLPRMRKKSVINRRIDRVFLAHEGCLLVHQIPKTARRLAGMCELPPAELLSVAYPAELILTRRRGIANERIEERFLHVEWSPAIEKFVGGEETLFWQPVAELDAITLTGPHRKWLSELLNSKPR from the coding sequence ATGCCCGCCAAGCCACCCACTTTGCCCGACGCCGCCGGAGACTTCGCCCACGCCCTGCTCGCCTGGTATCGCGAAAATTACCGACCGCTGCCCTGGCGCGAGGAGCCCTCGCTCTACCGCACGGTCGTGTCGGAGTTTATGTGCCAGCAAACGCAGATTGCGACCGTGCTGCCCTATTTCGCCCGCTGGATGCAGGCGCTGCCGGATTTTGCCGCGCTCGCCAGCGCGCCGGAGGAGCAGGTCGTCAAGCTCTGGGAGGGCCTGGGCTATTACTCACGCGCACGCAATTTGCACAAGCTGGCCAAGCAATGGATGGCCGCCAAGCCCAAGCCGCAAACCGCCGAAGCCTGGCGCGCATTCCCCGGCGTGGGCCCCTACACGGCAGCCGCGATTGCCAGCATTGCCTTTGGCGAAAAGAGCGCCGTCGTCGATGGCAACGTTGTCCGTATCCTTGCGCGGCTGACCAACGACCAACAGGAATTTACCGACAACGGCAAGGCGGTGAAGGTGTTTACCGCGCTCGCCGACGAACTGATCCAGCACACCGCCGAGCCCGGCGACCACAACCAGGCCATGATGGAGCTGGGCGCGACGATCTGCGCCAAAGCCAACCCGCAATGCCTGCTCTGCCCGGTGCGCGGCTTCTGCGCCGGCTACCGCGAGGCCGACCCCGCCCAACTGCCGCGCATGCGGAAAAAGTCCGTCATCAACCGCCGCATCGACCGCGTATTCCTCGCGCACGAGGGCTGCCTGCTCGTGCACCAGATTCCCAAGACTGCCCGCCGCCTCGCCGGCATGTGCGAGCTGCCACCAGCCGAATTGCTCAGCGTCGCCTACCCCGCCGAACTGATCCTGACCCGCCGCCGTGGCATCGCCAATGAACGCATCGAGGAGCGCTTCCTCCACGTAGAGTGGTCGCCCGCGATCGAGAAATTTGTCGGTGGCGAGGAAACGCTGTTCTGGCAACCGGTGGCCGAGCTTGACGCCATCACCCTGACCGGGCCGCATCGCAAATGGCTCAGCGAGCTGCTCAATAGTAAGCCCCGATAA